Proteins encoded by one window of Bacillus rossius redtenbacheri isolate Brsri chromosome 3, Brsri_v3, whole genome shotgun sequence:
- the LOC134530904 gene encoding exosome complex component RRP40: protein MEVNVGDVVLPGDKVQGISSDDEKARAILGPGLRFSVDDVIVTTSGVLKNKQLVYWVDSHKKRYVPTRGETVVGVVTNKGGEVFKVDIGASDLASLSYLAFEGATKKLRPDVNVGDLVFARLVTASRDMEPELVCVDSYGKAGRLGTLSPEGFAFGCSINLVRKILRPSCPLLKILGRELPHEIAVGVNGKVWVKAKTVKETIAICNAVLAAEHMGNHEIVYMCEDIMNALWRT, encoded by the exons ATGGAAGTCAACGTTGGCGATGTCGTTTTGCCAGGGGACAAAGTGCAAGGGATATCTTCGGACGACGAAAAAGCGCGTGCAATTCTTGGTCCTGGCCTCAGGTTTAGCGTGGACGACGTTATTGTAACGACCAGCGGCGTCCTGAAGAATAAGCAGCTGGTGTATTGGGTAGACAGCCACAAAAAGCGCTACGTACCAACACGTGGCGAGACTGTCGTTGGTGTGGTCACTAACAAGGGCGGGGAAGTGTTTAAG GTGGACATCGGAGCGAGTGACCTGGCCTCGCTGTCGTACCTCGCCTTCGAGGGGGCCACCAAGAAGCTGCGGCCCGACGTGAACGTCGGGGACCTGGTGTTTGCCCGCCTCGTCACCGCCAGCCGCGACATGGAGCCCGAGCTGGTGTGCGTCGACTCGTACGGCAAGGCGGGCAGACTCGGCACGCTGTCCCCCGAGGGCTTCGCCTTCGGCTGCAGCATCAACCTGGTGCGCAAGATCCTGCGTCCCAGCTGCCCCTTGCTGAAGATCCTGGGCAGGGAGCTGCCCCACGAGATAGCTGTGGGTGTGAACGGCAAGGTGTGGGTGAAAGCAAAGACCGTGAAAGAGACGATAGCCATCTGCAACGCGGTGCTGGCAGCGGAACACATGGGCAACCACGAGATCGTGTACATGTGCGAGGACATCATGAATGCCTTGTGGCGGACGTAG